In Drechmeria coniospora strain ARSEF 6962 chromosome 03, whole genome shotgun sequence, the DNA window TACATGCAAAAAGTAGGTCAACCAAACGCCGGCTTGCACGACCAAGCGTTGTTGTTTCGCTGGGTACAAAATTACGTCCGACAGGTCGGGGGCGACAGGAACCGAGTCAGTGCCTGGGGAGAGTCTGCCGGTGCCGGCTCCATCTTGCACCATGTCACCCGAGAGGACGGCCGAGTTGACCCCCTATTCAGCACGCTCGCCGTTCAAAGTCCAGCTTTTGAATGGGCCTGGGACAACACGCCGGGGGGGAGGCTCGACAACCTGTACAGGAACTTTTCCCTCCTTGCAGGCTGCAGCTTTGACTTTAATATTACTTGTCTGCGATCCGCCAGTGGAAAGAAACTGGCCCGAGCGAATCAGCAACTGTTCAACAACGTGAGGCAAACAGGCCTCTTCCCTGTCGGTCCTGCCGTGGATGGAAAATGGATCAAGTCCATTCCTACGCTGGCTTTTGCACAAGGTAAGAGTCGAGAACGACAAGCCGACGCCCTTCCTGGTGCCCATGCTAACATCAGAGGAACAGGCAAGTTCTGGAAAGGCATCAAGTCGGCCATCATATCGCATTGCGCCAACGAGCCCCATTCGTTCACGCCACCAGACATTGATAACCAAACACGGTTTGACGAATTCCTCACTACCTTCCTCCCTGGTGCTGTGTTGGAACCCGAGAGGGACAAAATCAGGGCACAGTACGACTGCTTGACCAAATTTGGCGGCGACTTCCAGGAATGCATCGCTACGGTGATCAGGGACGCTTCCTTCACCTGCAATACCCGAGACCTTTTCGACTCGTACTCAGATAGATCGTACATGATGCACTACGGTTTCCCGCTGGACAAATATGCCTATCACGCGAGCGACCTGATTCCCTTGTTCATGAACAACcgcaccgaggccgagcagttGCTGATCAAGAGCGGGCTTAACGAAACGATAGCCGGACTCTACGCCGGTTCTCTTAACGACAAGGTCAAGCAGTATTATCAAAATTACTTTGCATCGTTTGCCCTGTCCGGAAATCCAAACAGGTTGCTGCCCAGCCCACCAAGGCAATGGCCGATCGCCAATGGGGCACGAGATCAGCTGTCGGACGTCATGCACGTCGGTTGGGCCTTTTCCAAAGAGCACGTCTTTCAactcgacgaagacgagcagAATAGCTCAAGTGCCTGTTCCTTTTGGACAGAGATCGCCAAGGACATCACTCAACATCGGACGGCTGGTCAGGGACACGGCTCTCCGTCCCAGGGTCCAGGCGAGGCGGATGAGCTCTAGGAAAAATGATTTATCCGTTCAGGTGGTAATAATGAAAATCTCGTCAATTTTGTTCGATGAAATCCGTGTGTAAATAATCAGGCACGTCGGTCGATTCtgcgatggcctcggccaagGATCGTCGTGACGAGCAAGCGTTCGTTGGTTGGTTGTGCGGAGAATCGATGGgcacgatgacgatgaaATTTTTGTAGGGAAGGGACATATGAGATGTTCGATTCTGAATAGTTCGCGGCTCATTGGTGAATGCTTTCCATTCTCCTCCGAGATGACTGTCGGAATCGTTCGCTGGAAACACTTGACCAGGCTCAGGCTTTGTACCCCTTCCGATGAGATGATTGATGATTTCTGTGCCAAATCATAAGCATACTTGCCAGTGGACATATACTAGCACAAACGGTGCTTGAGGCCTGCAGGAATGGTTGCCATATCGGCGGCGGCTATAAGGTGATAGCCATGCCCGAATCAAACCCATGCGCGTCCTTCTTGGACTTTTTTCCTTCCGACTCCGGCTTTATACTTCCTGGCAGGACATAACCTCGCTGATTGGATACGACCCTGATGCCGTCGCGCATGAAATCGGCTGAATAACGTGTGTGGCCAAAGTTCCAGACCTTGACGCCGTCCCATCCCCCCTGCTCGAGGAGACGGGTCGCAAATGCAGGGGTCCACGGATTATTCGTGTGCTCGGGGCGAGAAGTGCCGTCAATGCAAGGTGCGTGATGCGTGGCGACTAACAGGCGCCTCTTAGAATTCTCCATCTGCGAGAGCTGCGACAGCTTCTCACGAAGCCAGGACAGGTCCTCGCCATGCATCTGGTTATGCATCGGGATTGACCACCCTTCTATTTTCTTCATATCGCTCACTTTAGACTCGACGGCGCTGTACGCACATTCGGGGATCGCAGACCAGAGCGTGCGGCCGAGTATCGTCAGCCTGGAATCGGCATCATCCCATCGGGCTCGATGAAGGAGAACGACGCTTTCTGCGACAGAGGGTTCCTGGCAGAGACGGCGGGCGGCATCAAGGCCCGAGCTGTAGCCAAGGCCGTAGAACTCGTGATTTCCCAGCACTAGGAACACTCTTTTGTATCGCGATACTTGCGCCTCGAGGAAGTTCAGGTACCCTTGATAGTCAATGAGGCGGCCGATGTCACCGCCCAGAAGGAGAAACGGTGCCGATGCTGGAAAGGTACAGGACGCATACTGCTGGCCGATCTCGAGATGGAGGTCGGAGAGGATTTGCACTCGCGAGCGCGACGGGCGCAGTCGCGTTGGGATAATGCTCCATGGCATTATTGTTCACGACTGGAAGCGGGGTGAAGAAAGGGCATGATAGTATGCCAGCAACATGGCCAAACTGGTTCGGCGCCTTGATGTTACAGTACctgagtaataatacttagcAACTGCTCGTACCGGTACCAGGCATATCGCCAGgcactacctagtacggagtacagcacgtaagtacagtactccgtacagtaacAAGTATTGATAATTGTCATTCCTCTTTAAGCCACGCTAACGCTAGTATTAAAAGGAGAGCCTGGCACAGTCAGGAGAGCACTGTGCTTCGTCATTAATCAACGgttttgtacggagtacggagtagcggtacctacctaggttCTAGGCGActacgagcaagtactgttgGTGTACAAGAAGCTTTACATACATAACGATCACTATTACTCCGACCTCCGTACGAGTTTCTGTAAATAATAATTTCTtcagcaagtacctactccgtactcgttgTAAATTATCAATGCTCCGTGCGGAGCGTTCACACCGCAAGTTGCGAGTGGTCCGTAACACCTTGAACATCGTCACTGAAGCTCCGAAAATATTCTCGAAATCCGACCAACATACAACGGGTTATCTGCATCAACTTCATCATCAGATCGATTGGCCTATATATATCTCGCTTACCTTAACTCATGACAGAAGCTGGATGTCCGTGGCCGCCGCATCATGGACTCGACGCTTGTCAACATCGCCACCCGTACCCTGAAGCACCATGGTGTACCCGTTTGCATTGTCGGAGAGCTTGCACGGAATTACTACAACGTTCTCCGGGTCTGCCATGTTCGTCCACCAGCCGACAGGCCTCTGTGAATTGATGGTATCTAATTCTGCAACCAGGACCTAGAAATCTGCGTCCCCGAAACCAGTTCACTTGTTGCAGCTGGCCTCTTGTGCTCCACGCGGCTCTTTGAACCGTGGGTTCATGATGGAAACTTCAACAACTACACCGAGTACAAGCGCGGCATGTCTCGCGTACGGACGGCCGGCTGTGCCAGCCCTTCTCGGTCCATGGTCATATTTCCCGCCTCCTTGTTCGGCCTCGATCCGATTgagcatgtactcgtaccgcCTGGTGTCGACCGGCAAGCTAGATGACATTGCCACCCTGCGGCTTCCTCGCCTGGTACCGCCCCTCAAGGACATGGCCAGCCGGTACTTGAACGCGGCGGATGACGTGGCCATGAttgccgccgagcagctcgtTGACGACATGAACCTTTGACGCGTTGTGGGTCGAAAGAAACCTCGCAGGCGCGGATGCCGCCTTGGTCGCCCTCATTGAGACTCAGGCAGCAGGGGTGTGGTACTTGTAGTGATGTTGCGCAGGCCGGTTTGGCTTGCGGGTTTGCGTCACAACCTACTTGTTCGaagtgtgcaagtacgtgcattATTGGAGTCGCCAGCATTGGCAGGCATTCGCCCAGTACTCACCAAGTCCAACGTTCCGGGACAGCTGATCCATATGGCACTAATATTACTCCATATTTACAACTAtgtcatgtacagtacaagtaagtacttgccgaGTACGGGGTATTACTGATGTGCTAAATATCAAGTGTCATTCCGTCGTTGTTGAGTACATGTGGCATTGCGTAGTGCTATAATTCCACCGTACTAGCCAGCTAACAAAGCTTCTGAGCTTCCGAACTCAATACACCTCACCTCGGTGACCATCGCATGCACACATGCACACATGCCATCTCACGGCACTGTCCACAATGCGCACGCGAACCTCGAACCGCACCAAGACTTTTACGGTGGAAAGGTACGAATTCGACAGCAGCAGCGATGACAAAGACGTTGAGCCACCTCGAAAGCGCAAAAACGCCGAAGAACGCGATGCAAACTTTGACGACGCCCTTGATGCCAACGAAGCtctggacgaggacgaagagagCGACAACGAAAAGGAGGATGCCGTTCTCGCCGAgtccgacgctgccggcccCTCCGCTGACACGCCTCACAAGTGGCCGAGAAGTCACATCTCCCGTCATCGACGCAAGCCCCTCAAGGCACGGCTGCCGGCTGGTAGCGCATTGGCGTACCGCGACATCGACCCTGTGCCGCCCGACAGCCACGCAGTCAAGAGCTACGTCGGTCCTTACTCGCGCACCATCCGAGGTCTGGCCATGGTCGAGATGTGGTACGGGCCGACGCTCTCCAAGATCCGCTTGGCGCAAAGGCTGCTCGACCGCTGGATTGGCTGGACCGTACTGCCGCCCAAGGTCGTCGCCCACGACGAGCACCTTGGTCTCCGCGCCGTCTGGACACCTGGTTTTTTCGAGGGCGAGGCTAGATTTGCCCTCTCGTGGATGGAGCGCGTGAGAAGCAGCCTGGCTCGTGGCCATGGACCACCCCAGCTGCGGCAGCTGtcctcggacgaggccgcgcCGTACCAGCTCTCGTCCGGGTCCctgcccgtcctcgtcggtccGTATCCTAACCAGTCGGAGATTTGTCTGGCGCCCACCGAGGCCTGCTCCATCGCCCATTCGGGTCTACCTTTTGCCAAAGATGAAGACGCCACCAAGATGGCCGGCGGCTGGgtgctcgatgccgccggcatcgtcatcggcatgGATTGGGCACCGCGCAGCCGGGAGCTGGCCGTCCAggtgctcgccctcgccgtcatcccgCACGCGGACCAGAGGAACTACAACTTTGAGGTCGAGCACCAGAAACCAGATTTTGAAAGGCATGGCGTCGTGCAGATATGGGCCTTTCGAGGAGACAAGTCCCAACACAATGTCGCGAGGCCTTCCACTCTTCCGCCGCGGCTGCAGAGGACCCTGTGCTTCGATTACGGCCGTGCGAGGAGGGTCAGATGGAGCCCCGGCTGTGAATTGCTAGCCGTCCTGTGCGGTGACGGCAGGATATGCATCGTCCAGGTCGactgcgacgacgagggggaaCGGGGTTACGGTCCGCAACATCACCATGCCACACCTTCATCGCCGTGCCACTCACTGACTAGTCGTGAGCAGAAATGGTCCAGAATCCCGTCGCTTCATTGCTCCTGTCGAACGAGCAAGCCGTCAAGGCCACCGCGATGGCCTGGGTCTCGCTTAACCGCCTCGTGGCAGGCTACTCGGACGGCTCCATCGCCCTCTGGTCCGTCCACCCGCCTTGCCTCCTCTCGCGACACCCCACCCACCACAGCGCCGTTGTCGACATCGCCACCGGCTATCCAGCCATGCCCTATCTCGTCGCCTCCACTCCCGTCGGAGGTTCGGCCAAGCTCTTCGACCTGCGCGCTCCGAGCATCGAGACGACCGAGGTGCAGACCAACGCCGTCAACTGGCAGCCCAACCTGCTCTCCTGGAGCGACCACACCCAGGGCTTCTACTCGACTTACCCCTCGGCGAACGCGCTCAACACCATGGTCGGTTTTATGAATCACCGGCATTTCCCCCTCGTCCGCCGAGTCTTTACGAGCGATTGTTTCCTCGCCTGCCTGTCCGTCGGCAAGACGCaccccttcctcctcgtcggcaccaccGACGGCTCGCTCTGGTCTCTGAACCCGCAGGGGGAGCTGTTCAAGGCCCGGCGCCCGCCCCAGGACCGCCTCCGCATCTTCCAGCACCGCCACCGCTCCGCCGACATGTTTCCCCAACATTCGCCGGCATCCGCCCGCGGCGCCTCGCAGATAATCCACGGCTTCGCCATGGAAAAGAACCTGCACGGcccggccgaggcgaagccggcgccgaagaaGTTCAAGAAGGCAAagaaggccgacgaggccgacgaaggtggcgccgacgacgaaccagCCGCGCTCGCGGACCCTACCCGCGGCATCGTTCACGAGCTTGGCACGAGGATCACCGTGGTCGAGTGGAATCCAAACGTCGAGTACGGGTGCTGGGCTGCagcggccatggcctcgggTTTGGTGCGCGTCATGGATCTCGGGCTCGAgaacgtcggcgacggggatGGCTGATGGTCATGTTTTTCTTTCACCTTTGACAGCGAATGATACCCCCCACGCCTAGACGGCTAGGCATTGCGACCCCATGACGGTGTGGTGGTAGTCGAATCCCTTGGCCATGCCAAACAAGTGCATTGCCGCGGCGAGCACGACAAAGAGGTGAAAGATCTGGTGCGAGCTGCCCCAAATGTCGAATGCTCCTGGGAAACTCCGCTCCGGCCAGCGAACCTGAGCAGTCGGTCAGCACCACGTGCAGGTCAGCCAGCGAGTCAGGGGTGGGGACGCACGGCGTAGATGACGGCGCCAGCTATGTACATGACACCCTGGGCAATGACCCAAGTGATGCCCATCCTGTCCTCGAGCCCCCGGTAGCCGTAGATGGTGAGACCCTGGAGGATGGGGACGACGCCCGaaacgccgaggccgatgaacATGGCCGCTCGGTAGGGCCGCCACAGCGGTGTGCGGAACCGGTCCAGCCAGGACACCATCGTGCacccgaggccgaggatgcaTATCTGTGCGTCTCTCCACGTTAGCAGGTTCGGCATCGGAAACGGGGGCGACGGGGGACCGACCAGCCCGAGATAGACCGTCAACAGCGTCGGCTTGCAGAAGAAGCCATAGTACATGGCCGGCACGTAGCTCCCCACGATCAAGGCCACGATTCCCGTGTAGTCCAGCTTGTTCCCCCACCTGGCCACCGACGGGCTATGGTCCTGGATGGCGTGATAGGTCGCGCTCATACCGAGACAcagcacggcgccgccgaagaagcACGAGAAGACCAAgacgtccgacgacgaggcggacgcgTATCGCGGTTGAATTTCGTAGTACAGgtacgtcgccgacgtcatggcgagcagggcgccgacgaggtgcgaCCAGATGTTGACCGATTCGTTGTGCAGGTAGAAAAGCGAGCGGAACGCGTGCGAGTATGAGGCGCGGATCTGACGGTAGCCCGAGTGTATGAAGGCATTGTCCCGCCGCCAGGCGGGCAGGTCGTCCcagaggaggagaagcgtCCGCTCGGCCTTGTGCTCGAGGGTCTTGACTGCCGCGATGAGGGCATCCTTGGATGATGATGAGGActggcgccggtgccgttgaCGGAGACGATCTGCTTGTTCATTCGGTGGGCTCATCTTGCATGGGATTGAATCTAATGACGATGATGGATCGTACGAAGTAGTCAAACTCTTGGTCGTGGATGGAACTGGGACTGCCTGCATTTGAGCAGAAATTTCAACAACGGGGAGACGTGATCATATCAATTGGATCTTGAAACCGTTGGGGCTCGAGAAATCGCATGGCCGAGGTTGAGGTGGCCGGCCGAGCGTCGGTCGAAGGGGTTGAGGGTGGGTTGGGCCGGAAATTGCCCTCACCAAATTgttgctgtacggagtaagtaggCAATGCTaaacgtacagtacggagaataTGCGGCGAACCTTGGTGCCTCGGTTTATCGTACACCCACCTCGTTGGCTACAAAAATGCgggcgcaagtactgtacaactacaacgtAAGTGCAAAGGTACTTGACACCGACCACtgagtattattacaatgtacatgtaatatgTACAAATACTCGGTATTCCGTGTTACATGAATTACAgtaatgcaagtactgtactgtaggagTACTTAGCACACCTACCTGTACTTCTGCGTAGGTAGCGGGCCTAGAGaagtataagtacagtactccgtaccaaggAAAACTAGAAACTAATACACTAGGCCAGGAGGAGGTAGTTAATAGCTGGTTTACTGGTAGTTCGCTACAAGTTATCTTCCACTTGGCCGATGACCTAGCcactagtagtagtattagtaggCTCGTTTACTAGGGTGCTGCTGTgcggtgcaagtacttactcccgCAGTGGGACAGTTGCACTGCATAGTATCTGCTGTTGCGATTGCATCAGCACCTGAAATCCATCTCTGGCAGTGCGACTTGAAGTAGGCATCGGCAGACGTAATCTTGTGCTCTCCTCTCTGTATAGTCCTCGATAACATCTACGGCTCTTGCAAGGCTATTCTGCACTTCTTTCCCCCACATTCTGACCTGAATTCCTGTCCCTTTCGCCGATCTGTTGACGTCGATATTGCGTCTGCCTCGGCGTGGGACGACAATCAGTGAGTGTGAAAGTGGACGAGCCCAGATTTGAGACTCCACACTCGAGTAATCATCACTTCGGATATTCCACTAGGAGCGTGTGAAGTTGGATATTCCAATATACATAGAACATACATGGTACCACAACGCAGTTGCTGCTGGCATCGGCGAGCGCCGTCGAGTCGCGCTGGTAACGGCATCACCGCCAAGCAGGAGTGTGAGTATGCAACGCATTTCTCGTCAGACCGCACTATCGCCATTCCCTCGAGCACCGTCTTCCTGACATGGAGTCCCGACCCATCAAAGTATCGCAGGCCCATTGCGGCGCACGAAAACATCGCACCCTGTAACACAAATCACCGAGGGCGCTGTTGTGTCCTTCAAGGCGTCTCGACCATCTACCATCTATTTCTTGCCGCTCTTCTTGATACCCTGGGTTCCCGTGTTGAGAGGacccttgccgccggccttggctgCCAGCTCCTTGCGCGCCTTTTCGTCTGCTCGCTGTTAGCG includes these proteins:
- a CDS encoding transcription factor TFIIIC complex subunit Tfc6 — protein: MRTRTSNRTKTFTVERYEFDSSSDDKDVEPPRKRKNAEERDANFDDALDANEALDEDEESDNEKEDAVLAESDAAGPSADTPHKWPRSHISRHRRKPLKARLPAGSALAYRDIDPVPPDSHAVKSYVGPYSRTIRGLAMVEMWYGPTLSKIRLAQRLLDRWIGWTVLPPKVVAHDEHLGLRAVWTPGFFEGEARFALSWMERVRSSLARGHGPPQLRQLSSDEAAPYQLSSGSLPVLVGPYPNQSEICLAPTEACSIAHSGLPFAKDEDATKMAGGWVLDAAGIVIGMDWAPRSRELAVQVLALAVIPHADQRNYNFEVEHQKPDFERHGVVQIWAFRGDKSQHNVARPSTLPPRLQRTLCFDYGRARRVRWSPGCELLAVLCGDGRICIVQVDCDDEGERGYEMVQNPVASLLLSNEQAVKATAMAWVSLNRLVAGYSDGSIALWSVHPPCLLSRHPTHHSAVVDIATGYPAMPYLVASTPVGGSAKLFDLRAPSIETTEVQTNAVNWQPNLLSWSDHTQGFYSTYPSANALNTMVGFMNHRHFPLVRRVFTSDCFLACLSVGKTHPFLLVGTTDGSLWSLNPQGELFKARRPPQDRLRIFQHRHRSADMFPQHSPASARGASQIIHGFAMEKNLHGPAEAKPAPKKFKKAKKADEADEGGADDEPAALADPTRGIVHELGTRITVVEWNPNVEYGCWAAAAMASGLVRVMDLGLENVGDGDG
- a CDS encoding calcineurin-like phosphoesterase, with the translated sequence MPWSIIPTRLRPSRSRVQILSDLHLEIGQQYASCTFPASAPFLLLGGDIGRLIDYQGYLNFLEAQVSRYKRVFLVLGNHEFYGLGYSSGLDAARRLCQEPSVAESVVLLHRARWDDADSRLTILGRTLWSAIPECAYSAVESKVSDMKKIEGWSIPMHNQMHGEDLSWLREKLSQLSQMENSKRRLLVATHHAPCIDGTSRPEHTNNPWTPAFATRLLEQGGWDGVKVWNFGHTRYSADFMRDGIRVVSNQRGYVLPGSIKPESEGKKSKKDAHGFDSGMAITL
- a CDS encoding hemolysin-iii channel protein; translation: MSPPNEQADRLRQRHRRQSSSSSKDALIAAVKTLEHKAERTLLLLWDDLPAWRRDNAFIHSGYRQIRASYSHAFRSLFYLHNESVNIWSHLVGALLAMTSATYLYYEIQPRYASASSSDVLVFSCFFGGAVLCLGMSATYHAIQDHSPSVARWGNKLDYTGIVALIVGSYVPAMYYGFFCKPTLLTVYLGLVGPPSPPFPMPNLLTWRDAQICILGLGCTMVSWLDRFRTPLWRPYRAAMFIGLGVSGVVPILQGLTIYGYRGLEDRMGITWVIAQGVMYIAGAVIYAVRWPERSFPGAFDIWGSSHQIFHLFVVLAAAMHLFGMAKGFDYHHTVMGSQCLAV